A window of Drosophila subobscura isolate 14011-0131.10 chromosome E, UCBerk_Dsub_1.0, whole genome shotgun sequence contains these coding sequences:
- the LOC117892581 gene encoding uncharacterized protein CG5098 isoform X1 — MANNNHPHGHLSQAAQNPSWNPLQIPSYIPRQPQLAHMSNERPMVRSPLAWHASVSAQPPPPPDALYNFMSANHKNLDHHHQMNPLLAPPYTGTLPFDSMDLSLQSARSAAQPLAKQPQQSQQQSQQQQQQQQSLMHAPNYPTISQNLASNATPTSAQLQQQQGHLAAMAAVMLQSSNQNAASSLVLSNGSDCESLLPRPPPTANQPPGSSSSNHTGSNNNVPSPHYMQNRDENFKLSQLKRSFEQEVLSSKSMQKDKQSPHNLQHQQQQTQQHANKKPSPLRNYHHQQQQQQQQQQQPPPYNLTPKYNGPQTPPTPQSPLAGPPHQMHSPTMDYNQLHLHHQLNSGSHGGGGYQHMQQEQPQHLHYHNQHVGGNQPVSVASPLHPPPPHLISSQFHAQQQSTAQPQHQQQQQQQQAPSTQQHTTHHSRSSQLTNLESMAKQKTQPEAENQTVITDLSYRNAAPSLPPAPAGEVEKPPVTDAPESPYLTTSNEESLESNSNSSNSRKRRKRKSSLVMRVTPNENAPEGAVAAKQQPQQQQQPGHTPSHHSNTCSPKQSPKIAGSDFQPFGMQSESQNDKTKQENGRGSSPTPTENSNSSTLYNDENPKTKKQRQALLQRNLTEQQRIQQEDEPPLKHTPPTLPPPSPQSNSSSSSSSSSSGNTHSSHSSHATSNDVRRPEKPENDENNATTDTPASPALVEQGNIDARPAVSVHECDEEEEPVGGATKEPESPQPAPVPALPLEVPETITAAAAAPPPTKETPPAANSEHCAFGEVEDKLEEMFAGIEEEPEQNGTPEKPAHPAGDDPVAHDLSAQLALDSAKVENEPAAAGTPASGSPATALPLVIPEVRPVATKAAKKSTLPSPVHSPTPETRSTSTPLTANEDVKSPSILTPPKGASSRRPPPRRLSMGMDASLLRFMIDEPTGKAKKAGGRGRKRSAPEPELDSEDDDKPSTSAAAAAALAVRQQNEVAAAKAAIPKATATKKKNAAGGKGKKGAAGKSKAKQNGKKSSAAGRKPPTTDEDSTQAPTNGGGGVDLRFKSPFILIKPDGSVSIKNTHSAEDVNEKQTKAKKAPHERKSLRGMHSSTLSNRYDADTTDSTWICVFCKRGPHKMGLGDLFGPYLVSNDCDEYRAALQTPGSQDFDGVFVSKRRREDMVQHRRNLPVVPATLAHIMQAPKISMHKRKRKHTHDSVYSCSDDLNESQSQSSQEPLDCGHETKFVETFRGMCKTSEHGYEVWLHEDCAVWTNDIQLIGAHVNGLDAAVWDSTRYQCVVCCQTGASVCCFERCCKATAHVPCARSSNWTLDEQERKVFCQMHGQSQSQSQSQTLLQPPPEVFKAEPVAAAPPATVPPPRFDVSSLP; from the exons AtggccaacaacaatcatCCGCACGGCCACCTCAGCCAGGCGGCCCAGAACCCATCATGGAACCCGCTGCAA ATACCATCGTACATTCcacggcagccgcagctggcGCATATGTCGAACGAGCGGCCCATGGTGCGCTCGCCCCTGGCCTGGCATGCCTCCGTGTCCGcccagccaccgccgccgccagacGCCCTTTACAATTTTATGTCGGCCAATCATAAAAAC ctggatcatcatcatcaaatgAATCCCTTGCTGGCGCCGCCATACACTGGAACCTTGCCATTCGACTCCATGGACCTCTCGTTGCAGTCCGCACGCAGCGCGGCCCAGCCGCTGGCCAAGCAGCCCCAGCAatcccagcagcagtcgcagcagcagcagcagcagcagcagtccctcATGCATGCCCCCAACTATCCGACTAT CAGCCAAAACCTAGCGTCAAATGCAACGCCAACGAgcgcacagctgcagcagcagcagggacaccTTGCAGCCATGGCGGCGGTCATGCTGCAGTCGAGCAACCAGAATGCAGCCTCCTCCTTGGTCCTGTCCAATGGCAGCGATTGCGAATCGCTGCTACCGCGGCCGCCGCCCACAGCTAATCAACCacccggcagcagcagcagcaatcataccggcagcaacaacaatgtccCCAGCCCGCACTATATGCAGAATCGCGACGAGAACTTTAAATTGTCGCAGCTAAAGCGCAGCTTCGAGCAGGAGGTGCTGTCGTCGAAGAGCATGCAGAAGGACAAACAGTCGCCGCACAAtctccagcatcagcagcagcagacccagcAGCATGCGAATAAGAAAC CCTCACCCTTGCGCaattatcatcatcagcagcagcagcagcaacagcagcagcagcaaccgcctCCGTACAACCTAACTCCAAAATACAATGGTCCCCAAACGCCACCAACTCCGCAGTCGCCGCTGGCCGGGCCACCGCACCAGATGCACTCTCCCACAATGGACTACAATCAGCTGCATCTGCACCACCAGCTGAATAGTGGCAGCCACGGGGGAGGCGGCTACCAGCacatgcagcaggagcagccacagcacttGCACTATCATAATCAGCATGTGGGAGGCAATCAGCCTGTTTCGGTCGCTTCCCCTCTACATCCGCCACCGCCCCATTTAATTAGCTCTCAGTTCCACGCCCAACAACAGAGCACAGCCcagccgcagcatcagcagcaacagcagcagcagcaggcgccatCAACGCAGCAACATACGACACATCATTCCCGCAGCTCGCAACTGACGAATCTCGAGTCGATGGCCAAGCAAAAGACGCAGCCTGAGGCGGAGAATCAAACAGTTATCACGGATCTATCCTATCGGAATGCGGCGCCTTCACTGCCACCCGCTCCGGCGGGAGAGGTGGAGAAACCACCCGTTACAGATGCCCCCGAATCACCCTACCTGACCACATCCAACGAGGAGTCGCTGGAGTCGAATAGCAACAGCAGTAACAGCCGCAAACGGCGCAAGCGGAAGTCCAGCCTCGTCATGCGGGTCACACCCAATGAAAATGCGCCCGAGGGAGCAgtagcagccaagcagcagccgcagcagcagcagcagcctggacACACGCCCAGCCATCACAGCAACACCTGCAGTCCAAAGCAGTCGCCCAAGATCGCGGGCTCCGACTTTCAACCGTTTGGCATGCAGTCCGAGTCCCAGAATGACAAGACGAAGCAGGAGAACGGCCGGGGATCGTCGCCAACGCCTACggagaacagcaacagctccacGCTCTACAACGATGAGAATCCCAAGACGaagaagcagcggcaggcccTGCTCCAAAGAAACCTcacggagcagcagcgcatccAGCAAGAGGACGAACCGCCGCTGAAGCACACTCCGCCGACCCTGCCACCACCGAGTccacagagcaacagcagcagcagcagttcgagcagctccagcggcaACACGCACAGCAGCCATAGCAGTCATGCCACCAGCAACGATGTCCGGCGTCCAGAGAAGCCCGAGAACGATGAAAACAATGCCACAACGGACACGCCCGCGTCTCCCGCTCTCGTCGAGCAGGGAAACATTGATGCCAGGCCAGCGGTGAGTGTGCACGAGTGCGACGAAGAAGAGGAGCCAGTGGGCGGTGCCACCAAGGAGCCGGAGTCACCTCAACCAGCGCCAGTTCCTGCTTTGCCCCTGGAAGTCCCCGAAAcaatcacagcagcagcagcagcaccgccaccCACTAAGGAAACCCCACCTGCGGCCAACTCTGAGCACTGTGCGTTCGGAGAGGTAGAGGATAAGCTGGAGGAGATGTTTGCTGGCATCGAGGAGGAGCCCGAACAGAATGGCACACCGGAGAAGCCTGCCCACCCAGCCGGAGACGATCCAGTGGCGCACGATTTGAGTGCTCAGCTGGCTCTGGACAGCGCCAAGGTAGAGAatgagccagcggcagcgggaacACCAGCATCAGGCTCACCTGCAACTGCTCTTCCACTCGTCATCCCCGAAGTGCGTCCGGTGGCCACCAAGGCAGCGAAGAAGTCGACCCTGCCCAGTCCTGTGCACAGCCCCACGCCAGAAACTCGCTCCACTTCAACGCCTTTGACTGCCAACGAGGACGTAAAATCTCCCAGCATCCTGACTCCTCCCAAGGGCGCGTCGTCCCGCCGGCCGCCACCACGAAGGCTCTCCATGGGCATGGATGCCTCCCTGCTGCGTTTTATGATCGATGAGCCGACAGGCAAGGCCAAGAAAGCCGGTGGCCGTGGCAGAAAGCGGTCTGCTCCCGAGCCAGAGCTAGACAGCGAGGATGATGACAAGCCCAGTAcctcggcagcggcagccgcggCGTTGGCAGTGCGACAGCAGAACGAGGTGGCTGCCGCCAAAGCAGCGATCCCCAAGGCCACAGCGACCAAGAAGAAGAACGCGGCCGGCGGAAAGGGCAAGAAGGGGGCAGCGGGGAAGAGCAAGGCCAAGCAGAACGGAAAGAAGTCAAGTGCAGCAGGCCGCAAGCCGCCGACCACCGACGAGGACAGCACCCAGGCGCCCACgaacggaggaggaggtgtTGATCTGCGGTTCAAGTCGCCCTTCATTCTGATCAAGCCAGACGGCAGCGTGAGCAtcaagaacacacacagcgcCGAGGACGTCAACGAGAAGCAGACCAAGGCCAAGAAGGCGCCCCACGAGAGGAAGAGTCTGCGCGGGATGCACAGCTCCACGCTGAGCAATCGCTACGATGCCGACACCACCGACTCCACGTGGATATGTGTGTTCTGCAAGCGGGGACCCCACAAGATGGGACTGGGCGACCTCTTCGGACCCTACCTGGTGTCCAACGACTGCGACGAGTATCGGGCGGCTCTGCAGACGCCCGGCAGCCAGGACTTTGATGGAGTCTTTGTAAGCAAGCGCAGGCGAGAGGATATGGTCCAGCATCGACGCAACCTGCCCGTGGTGCCAGCCACACTGGCACACATCATGCAGGCACCGAAGATCAGCATG cACAAGCGAAAGCGCAAGCACACCCACGACAGCGTGTACTCCTGCAGCGATGATCTGAAcgagtcgcagtcacagtcatCGCAGGAACCGCTCGACTGCGGCCATGAGACGAAGTTCGTCGAGACGTTTCGCGGCATGTGCAAGACCTCGGAGCACGGGTACGAGGTCTGGCTGCATGAGGACTGCGCCGTCTGGACCAACGACATTCAGCTGATTGGCGCACATGTAAACGGACTGGATGCCGCTGTGTGGGACAGCACGCGCTATCAGTGTGTCGTCTGCTGCCAGACGGGTGCCAGTGTGTGCTGCTTCGAGCGGTGCTGCAAGGCGACTGCCCATGTGCCCTGTGCACGCTCCTCCAACTGGACTCTGGACGAGCAGGAGCGCAAGGTCTTCTGCCAGATGCATGGgcagtcacagtcccagtcacagtcgcagacGCTGTTACAGCCGCCGCCGGAAGTCTTCAAAGCTGAgcctgtggctgcagctccgCCAGCAACTGTCCCACCACCCAGGTTCGATGTCAGTTCGCTTCCCTGA
- the LOC117892581 gene encoding uncharacterized protein CG5098 isoform X2, which yields MANNNHPHGHLSQAAQNPSWNPLQIPSYIPRQPQLAHMSNERPMVRSPLAWHASVSAQPPPPPDALYNFMSANHKNLDHHHQMNPLLAPPYTGTLPFDSMDLSLQSARSAAQPLAKQPQQSQQQSQQQQQQQQSLMHAPNYPTIQNLASNATPTSAQLQQQQGHLAAMAAVMLQSSNQNAASSLVLSNGSDCESLLPRPPPTANQPPGSSSSNHTGSNNNVPSPHYMQNRDENFKLSQLKRSFEQEVLSSKSMQKDKQSPHNLQHQQQQTQQHANKKPSPLRNYHHQQQQQQQQQQQPPPYNLTPKYNGPQTPPTPQSPLAGPPHQMHSPTMDYNQLHLHHQLNSGSHGGGGYQHMQQEQPQHLHYHNQHVGGNQPVSVASPLHPPPPHLISSQFHAQQQSTAQPQHQQQQQQQQAPSTQQHTTHHSRSSQLTNLESMAKQKTQPEAENQTVITDLSYRNAAPSLPPAPAGEVEKPPVTDAPESPYLTTSNEESLESNSNSSNSRKRRKRKSSLVMRVTPNENAPEGAVAAKQQPQQQQQPGHTPSHHSNTCSPKQSPKIAGSDFQPFGMQSESQNDKTKQENGRGSSPTPTENSNSSTLYNDENPKTKKQRQALLQRNLTEQQRIQQEDEPPLKHTPPTLPPPSPQSNSSSSSSSSSSGNTHSSHSSHATSNDVRRPEKPENDENNATTDTPASPALVEQGNIDARPAVSVHECDEEEEPVGGATKEPESPQPAPVPALPLEVPETITAAAAAPPPTKETPPAANSEHCAFGEVEDKLEEMFAGIEEEPEQNGTPEKPAHPAGDDPVAHDLSAQLALDSAKVENEPAAAGTPASGSPATALPLVIPEVRPVATKAAKKSTLPSPVHSPTPETRSTSTPLTANEDVKSPSILTPPKGASSRRPPPRRLSMGMDASLLRFMIDEPTGKAKKAGGRGRKRSAPEPELDSEDDDKPSTSAAAAAALAVRQQNEVAAAKAAIPKATATKKKNAAGGKGKKGAAGKSKAKQNGKKSSAAGRKPPTTDEDSTQAPTNGGGGVDLRFKSPFILIKPDGSVSIKNTHSAEDVNEKQTKAKKAPHERKSLRGMHSSTLSNRYDADTTDSTWICVFCKRGPHKMGLGDLFGPYLVSNDCDEYRAALQTPGSQDFDGVFVSKRRREDMVQHRRNLPVVPATLAHIMQAPKISMHKRKRKHTHDSVYSCSDDLNESQSQSSQEPLDCGHETKFVETFRGMCKTSEHGYEVWLHEDCAVWTNDIQLIGAHVNGLDAAVWDSTRYQCVVCCQTGASVCCFERCCKATAHVPCARSSNWTLDEQERKVFCQMHGQSQSQSQSQTLLQPPPEVFKAEPVAAAPPATVPPPRFDVSSLP from the exons AtggccaacaacaatcatCCGCACGGCCACCTCAGCCAGGCGGCCCAGAACCCATCATGGAACCCGCTGCAA ATACCATCGTACATTCcacggcagccgcagctggcGCATATGTCGAACGAGCGGCCCATGGTGCGCTCGCCCCTGGCCTGGCATGCCTCCGTGTCCGcccagccaccgccgccgccagacGCCCTTTACAATTTTATGTCGGCCAATCATAAAAAC ctggatcatcatcatcaaatgAATCCCTTGCTGGCGCCGCCATACACTGGAACCTTGCCATTCGACTCCATGGACCTCTCGTTGCAGTCCGCACGCAGCGCGGCCCAGCCGCTGGCCAAGCAGCCCCAGCAatcccagcagcagtcgcagcagcagcagcagcagcagcagtccctcATGCATGCCCCCAACTATCCGACTAT CCAAAACCTAGCGTCAAATGCAACGCCAACGAgcgcacagctgcagcagcagcagggacaccTTGCAGCCATGGCGGCGGTCATGCTGCAGTCGAGCAACCAGAATGCAGCCTCCTCCTTGGTCCTGTCCAATGGCAGCGATTGCGAATCGCTGCTACCGCGGCCGCCGCCCACAGCTAATCAACCacccggcagcagcagcagcaatcataccggcagcaacaacaatgtccCCAGCCCGCACTATATGCAGAATCGCGACGAGAACTTTAAATTGTCGCAGCTAAAGCGCAGCTTCGAGCAGGAGGTGCTGTCGTCGAAGAGCATGCAGAAGGACAAACAGTCGCCGCACAAtctccagcatcagcagcagcagacccagcAGCATGCGAATAAGAAAC CCTCACCCTTGCGCaattatcatcatcagcagcagcagcagcaacagcagcagcagcaaccgcctCCGTACAACCTAACTCCAAAATACAATGGTCCCCAAACGCCACCAACTCCGCAGTCGCCGCTGGCCGGGCCACCGCACCAGATGCACTCTCCCACAATGGACTACAATCAGCTGCATCTGCACCACCAGCTGAATAGTGGCAGCCACGGGGGAGGCGGCTACCAGCacatgcagcaggagcagccacagcacttGCACTATCATAATCAGCATGTGGGAGGCAATCAGCCTGTTTCGGTCGCTTCCCCTCTACATCCGCCACCGCCCCATTTAATTAGCTCTCAGTTCCACGCCCAACAACAGAGCACAGCCcagccgcagcatcagcagcaacagcagcagcagcaggcgccatCAACGCAGCAACATACGACACATCATTCCCGCAGCTCGCAACTGACGAATCTCGAGTCGATGGCCAAGCAAAAGACGCAGCCTGAGGCGGAGAATCAAACAGTTATCACGGATCTATCCTATCGGAATGCGGCGCCTTCACTGCCACCCGCTCCGGCGGGAGAGGTGGAGAAACCACCCGTTACAGATGCCCCCGAATCACCCTACCTGACCACATCCAACGAGGAGTCGCTGGAGTCGAATAGCAACAGCAGTAACAGCCGCAAACGGCGCAAGCGGAAGTCCAGCCTCGTCATGCGGGTCACACCCAATGAAAATGCGCCCGAGGGAGCAgtagcagccaagcagcagccgcagcagcagcagcagcctggacACACGCCCAGCCATCACAGCAACACCTGCAGTCCAAAGCAGTCGCCCAAGATCGCGGGCTCCGACTTTCAACCGTTTGGCATGCAGTCCGAGTCCCAGAATGACAAGACGAAGCAGGAGAACGGCCGGGGATCGTCGCCAACGCCTACggagaacagcaacagctccacGCTCTACAACGATGAGAATCCCAAGACGaagaagcagcggcaggcccTGCTCCAAAGAAACCTcacggagcagcagcgcatccAGCAAGAGGACGAACCGCCGCTGAAGCACACTCCGCCGACCCTGCCACCACCGAGTccacagagcaacagcagcagcagcagttcgagcagctccagcggcaACACGCACAGCAGCCATAGCAGTCATGCCACCAGCAACGATGTCCGGCGTCCAGAGAAGCCCGAGAACGATGAAAACAATGCCACAACGGACACGCCCGCGTCTCCCGCTCTCGTCGAGCAGGGAAACATTGATGCCAGGCCAGCGGTGAGTGTGCACGAGTGCGACGAAGAAGAGGAGCCAGTGGGCGGTGCCACCAAGGAGCCGGAGTCACCTCAACCAGCGCCAGTTCCTGCTTTGCCCCTGGAAGTCCCCGAAAcaatcacagcagcagcagcagcaccgccaccCACTAAGGAAACCCCACCTGCGGCCAACTCTGAGCACTGTGCGTTCGGAGAGGTAGAGGATAAGCTGGAGGAGATGTTTGCTGGCATCGAGGAGGAGCCCGAACAGAATGGCACACCGGAGAAGCCTGCCCACCCAGCCGGAGACGATCCAGTGGCGCACGATTTGAGTGCTCAGCTGGCTCTGGACAGCGCCAAGGTAGAGAatgagccagcggcagcgggaacACCAGCATCAGGCTCACCTGCAACTGCTCTTCCACTCGTCATCCCCGAAGTGCGTCCGGTGGCCACCAAGGCAGCGAAGAAGTCGACCCTGCCCAGTCCTGTGCACAGCCCCACGCCAGAAACTCGCTCCACTTCAACGCCTTTGACTGCCAACGAGGACGTAAAATCTCCCAGCATCCTGACTCCTCCCAAGGGCGCGTCGTCCCGCCGGCCGCCACCACGAAGGCTCTCCATGGGCATGGATGCCTCCCTGCTGCGTTTTATGATCGATGAGCCGACAGGCAAGGCCAAGAAAGCCGGTGGCCGTGGCAGAAAGCGGTCTGCTCCCGAGCCAGAGCTAGACAGCGAGGATGATGACAAGCCCAGTAcctcggcagcggcagccgcggCGTTGGCAGTGCGACAGCAGAACGAGGTGGCTGCCGCCAAAGCAGCGATCCCCAAGGCCACAGCGACCAAGAAGAAGAACGCGGCCGGCGGAAAGGGCAAGAAGGGGGCAGCGGGGAAGAGCAAGGCCAAGCAGAACGGAAAGAAGTCAAGTGCAGCAGGCCGCAAGCCGCCGACCACCGACGAGGACAGCACCCAGGCGCCCACgaacggaggaggaggtgtTGATCTGCGGTTCAAGTCGCCCTTCATTCTGATCAAGCCAGACGGCAGCGTGAGCAtcaagaacacacacagcgcCGAGGACGTCAACGAGAAGCAGACCAAGGCCAAGAAGGCGCCCCACGAGAGGAAGAGTCTGCGCGGGATGCACAGCTCCACGCTGAGCAATCGCTACGATGCCGACACCACCGACTCCACGTGGATATGTGTGTTCTGCAAGCGGGGACCCCACAAGATGGGACTGGGCGACCTCTTCGGACCCTACCTGGTGTCCAACGACTGCGACGAGTATCGGGCGGCTCTGCAGACGCCCGGCAGCCAGGACTTTGATGGAGTCTTTGTAAGCAAGCGCAGGCGAGAGGATATGGTCCAGCATCGACGCAACCTGCCCGTGGTGCCAGCCACACTGGCACACATCATGCAGGCACCGAAGATCAGCATG cACAAGCGAAAGCGCAAGCACACCCACGACAGCGTGTACTCCTGCAGCGATGATCTGAAcgagtcgcagtcacagtcatCGCAGGAACCGCTCGACTGCGGCCATGAGACGAAGTTCGTCGAGACGTTTCGCGGCATGTGCAAGACCTCGGAGCACGGGTACGAGGTCTGGCTGCATGAGGACTGCGCCGTCTGGACCAACGACATTCAGCTGATTGGCGCACATGTAAACGGACTGGATGCCGCTGTGTGGGACAGCACGCGCTATCAGTGTGTCGTCTGCTGCCAGACGGGTGCCAGTGTGTGCTGCTTCGAGCGGTGCTGCAAGGCGACTGCCCATGTGCCCTGTGCACGCTCCTCCAACTGGACTCTGGACGAGCAGGAGCGCAAGGTCTTCTGCCAGATGCATGGgcagtcacagtcccagtcacagtcgcagacGCTGTTACAGCCGCCGCCGGAAGTCTTCAAAGCTGAgcctgtggctgcagctccgCCAGCAACTGTCCCACCACCCAGGTTCGATGTCAGTTCGCTTCCCTGA